The DNA segment GAAACACGAATGGGTATAATTGTGAATGATGGAAAGGAGATCAAAGAGGAAATAACGTTAAAATACAGGGATCAGCAGTTCATGATATGGGTTACGGAATTATTCGGGATGTGGGCACCTGAGTTTATTCCGGATAGGTATCTATTGATAAACGAAGTGGATGAAAACAAGCCACCGGAAAACCAGGAGATCCTGATAAGGGAACAGGAGGTGGAAAAGAGTCCGGTGAAGGATGCAAACGGAAACGGAGAAGGTGAAGCGTCGGGAATTAGAAAGGACAATGTAAGTGCAGTTTCCGAGGAAGGAGTAGGAAGTCAAACGAGCAAGGAACATGTACAAGAGAATAATTCTTTCGGTGGGAACTGGGAAGCAATTTTTGGGAACAAAACTACAATAAATGAAGATGTTTTAGAAAGAGAAAAACAATTGTCAAATAATAAAGCTACTGGAATTAAAATTAATTGGGTAAACGGGCCGATGAGTGAAGGGAATTTTGAAGCCCAACCAAAAGAGAAAGTGGATAGCAATGGGCCGAGGAAAAGAAGAAAATCCACCAGAGATGAAAGGGATATTTTGGGCCAAGTTTTCAGTAAAGAAAATATAACATTACCGGACTTAAATATGGGTGTAACAGACCCGATGGATCTTTTTGACCTTGAAGACCTAATCTGGAAGATAAATCCTCACACAAGGGCAAttaagagaaagaaagaaagcaTTGAGGGCTCGAGACATAAAAGACAGCGAAGTGATAAGTACAAGATACCAGATATAAATGAAGAAGGTGAACAGGATCTCGACAATGTTGATGCAGCGGATCTTGGAGAAGATTATGTAAACTCAAAGGCTCGCACAATTAATGAAGAACAACTCTCAAACACCGATAAGGCCAAGGAAAGTAAAAGAAAGGAGAAGGAGGGTGAAGAATCAAGTAGGAGGCAAGAGATAGATAAAGAAATTGCAGAAACAACAACTGTTGGGAGCATCTTGAAAATAAAGGTTAGTAATTTCCATAATCAGTTAAGAGAGATAGTGGAGGAAGAAAGGGCGACGGAATTAAAACAATGAATTTcttataaataaacataaaggGAGTGGGGAGGGGTGACAAGGCAGTTTGGATTAAAAAGATTGTAAAGGAAAATGATGTTAGTTGTTTATGCATACAAGAAAAGCAGATGATAGGAATAAGGGATGTAGCAATCAGGAGGTTTTGGCCAAATGAGGAATTAGAAGTAGAGATAGTCGATGCACAGGGGAGATCAGGAGGTTTAATGACAATTTGGGATACTAAGAGGTTCAAAAAGTTAGGGTCGATAAAAGCAGAAAATTTTGTAGTCATTACAGGACTTTTTGAAGGAGTGGAGGAAAGGATAAACATAGTAAATATTTATGCACCGAACGACATGATAAAGAGACGAAATTTATGGATGGATTTGTTGAGAATTAAAAACCATGAAGAAGGGATTTGGATAATGGTAGGAGATTATAACGATGTCCGAATAGAAGAGGATAGAATGTTTTAAAAATTTGACTCAAACAGTGCAATGATTTTCAATAAATTCATTTCGGAGGCTGGATTGTTGGAATATCAAATGTTGGGTTCCAGGTTCACATTCATGACTGAAAGTGGTTCAAGTATGAGTAAAATCGAACGGGTTCTAGTATTTGATACATTTATGAACAAGTGGCCATGTGCAAAATTGGAAGCCTTGCCTAGATACCTTTCGGATCACAATCCGTTGTTGTTATCTTGTACAACAAAAGATTATGGACCGGTTCCGTTCAGATTGTATAACTCTTGGTTATCAAAAGCAGGGATCGATGGGGTAGTAATTGGTACCATAGAATCACATGTAAACGGGGAGGATTGGGTAAAAAAACATGGGAGCAATGTTGAAAAActtaaaaacaaagttaaaagAGTGGAGaaagaaggaaaaggaaaaggaggAAAAGGAAGTAATGCATGCAAAGAAAAGGGTGGATGAGATAGAACAAAGGGCCGAGAAAAGAAAACTGAAAGATGAGGAGAAGGAGGAAAGAATTAGGGGAAGACTTGTCATTCGGAACTATGAAAAACAAAAAATAGCAGATATAAAGCAAAAGGCGAAGTTTAATTGGGCAAAGTTGGGGGATGAaaattcggggttctttcatAGAATTGTAAACTGTCGAAAAGCAAGAAATAGGATAAATAAAATCTTAATAGAAGGGAAGACGATTAACGAGCCAAAAGAAGTCAAAACGAGTATTATGAAGGTCTTTATGAAGTTGTTCGAGGAGCCCATGAAGAAAAGACCAGTTATGGATACGAGGGGATTCAAGAGATTAAAAGAAGTAGAAGCAAGATTATTGGTGGAAAGTTTTACGAGTAAAGAAACAAAAGAGGCAATATGGGCATGTGGTGGTGAGGATAAGTCACCGGGACCTGATGGGATAACGTTCAAATTCATAAAGAAATACTGGGTGCAGCTCGAACCAACTATAATGAAGATCTTAAGACAATTCCATGGTCGGCCAAGTATTCCGGTAGGGTGCAATGCATTGTTCATCGCCTTAATACCAGAGTACGTGATCCGTCAATGGTTAAACATTTTCGACCCATTTCGCTAATCGGtacaatatataaaataattgctAAGATAATGGCACATAGAATAAAACCAGTAATACCGAATCTGGTGAGCAAAACATAAACTGGGTTTATAGAAGGAAGATTTATTTTGGAGGGGCCGTTAATTGTTAATGAAATCTTTTCTTGGGCTAAAGGAACTAAAAAACAAATTTTTATCTTTAAAGTTGATTTTGAAAAAGCATATGATTCGGTAAACTGGAAGTTTTTGTTATCGAATCTAAAAGCAATGAACTTTCCACTTTTATGGAGAAAATGGGTGGGGGCTAGCATAAAATCTAGTAGGGCGTCTGTATTAATAAATGGATCACCAACGACGGAGTTTAAAATGTCAAGGGGACTACATCAAGGGGATCCGTTATCACCTTTTTTATTCATCTTAGCACTTGAAGCACTA comes from the Helianthus annuus cultivar XRQ/B chromosome 4, HanXRQr2.0-SUNRISE, whole genome shotgun sequence genome and includes:
- the LOC118491468 gene encoding uncharacterized protein LOC118491468, which produces MGAMLKNLKTKLKEWRKKEKEKEEKEVMHAKKRVDEIEQRAEKRKLKDEEKEERIRGRLVIRNYEKQKIADIKQKAKFNWAKLGDENSGFFHRIVNCRKARNRINKILIEGKTINEPKEVKTSIMKVFMKLFEEPMKKRPVMDTRGFKRLKEVEARLLVESFTSKETKEAIWACGGEDKSPGPDGITFKFIKKYWVQLEPTIMKILRQFHGRPSIPVGCNALFIALIPEYVIRQWLNIFDPFR